A window from Populus trichocarpa isolate Nisqually-1 chromosome 3, P.trichocarpa_v4.1, whole genome shotgun sequence encodes these proteins:
- the LOC18096716 gene encoding uncharacterized protein LOC18096716 isoform X4 has translation MLRDSLITVATATTMPPPPPAPSSHVLPIRYDHDQHRRWRRRNGNVIVSVSASATPLSINQTTMDSSSRRLKTYQEVVKSAREKFTQEFSFQSKDKDISLAKALLYIASEDEAFIALNQEMDACSLLNEKRDVSVASNAQEWDCVEQMPLAGKTISEWVSELDNITKEVEAELVSRDIGCHLVELLDSVNLVLFELRGFKRSPVVVDSKYSYLHTVLSTRCGSAILLSIIYIEVCRRLDLTIVGSRVGEDFLIWPQMGNPEELFKVTSGHSLFAIVNGRCVEDPRSKASDLTGNSLLGLEIATKRDIIGIALANLIRLHWKRASRSNPGLMLASPLRHAHNTDEKLIKAGCHGFGKIVDSATA, from the exons ATGCTGCGTGATTCACTCATCACTGTTGCTACTGCAACAACCATGCCGCCGCCACCACCAGCACCTTCATCTCATGTTTTGCCCATCAG GTATGATCATGATCAACACCGGCGTTGGAGGAGAAGAAATGGGAATGTTATTGTTTCAGTTTCAGCTTCAGCTACCCCTCTTTCAATCAATCAGACGACTATGGACTCATCTTCCCGtcgtctcaaaacttatcaggAG GTTGTCAAGTCCGCAAGGGAAAAGTTCACCCAGGAATTCTCCTTCCAATCCAAGGACAAAGACATTTCTCTTGCTAAG GCTTTGCTGTACATTGCATCAGAAGATGAGGCATTTATCGCTCTCAATCAAGAGATGGATGCTTGCTCACTCCTGAATGAGAAGAGAGATGTTTCAGTTGCATCGAATGCCCAGGAGTGGGATTGTGTGGAGCAGATGCCTTTGGCTGGAAAGACAATAAGCGAGTGGGTCAGTGAATTGGACAACATCACCAAGGAGGTCGAAGCAGAGCTAGTTTCAAGAGACATAGGTTGCCATTTGGTTGAACTTTTGGATTCAGTGAATCTAGTCCTTTTTGAGTTGAGAGGCTTCAAAAGATCACCTGTTGTTGTAGATTCAAAGTATTCATACTTGCACACAGTATTAAGCACCAGATGTGGCAGTG CAATTTTGCTTAGTATAATTTACATTGAAGTCTGTAGACGACTTGATCTGACCATTGTGGGATCTCGAGTTGGGGAAGATTTTTTGATATGGCCCCAAATGGGGAACCCAGAG GAGCTCTTCAAGGTAACTTCAGGGCACAGCTTGTTTGCAATTGTCAACGGAAGGTGTGTTGAGGACCCTAGATCAAAGGCATCGGATTTAACTGGAAACTCTCTTTTGGGACTTGAGATAGCTACAAAACGAGACATTATAGGGATTGCTCTGGCCAATTTGATT AGGCTTCACTGGAAACGTGCTTCAAGATCAAATCCTGGATTGATGCTGGCTTCACCACTTAGGCATGCTCATAATACTGATGAAAAACTTATCAAG